One region of Candidatus Bathyarchaeia archaeon genomic DNA includes:
- a CDS encoding methyltransferase domain-containing protein: MPKTSVEEIFDKYAKGYSSNAFAPTRYDTARAAMSFADDITWHFLTKYLPKRKSITILDAGGGDGYWAQKLVELGYKNIVIADISQGMLDEAAKRFAKLKTNHNATFVKSDITNMKEFQTAHFDYVFSQYDAVSLCMKPAQAIKELARVAKKGAYVIASLDTKFRRVPELIQAGKINEAEQLLKTNISYDCDFPQHNLTYQELTEYFTIAGLTVIEIIGAPVFMHQVDQQILQKLEADPKIRNKLLKMELAHCTNTSLVNFAGHLQIVRQKP, translated from the coding sequence ATGCCGAAGACTAGTGTTGAAGAGATCTTCGACAAGTATGCGAAGGGTTATTCTTCTAATGCCTTTGCGCCAACGAGATATGACACTGCACGGGCTGCCATGAGCTTCGCCGACGACATCACATGGCACTTCCTAACCAAATATTTGCCAAAACGCAAATCCATCACGATACTAGACGCAGGCGGCGGAGACGGCTACTGGGCACAAAAGCTAGTAGAACTAGGCTACAAAAACATCGTAATAGCCGACATCTCACAAGGAATGCTAGACGAAGCAGCAAAACGCTTCGCCAAACTCAAAACAAACCACAACGCCACATTCGTAAAGTCTGACATCACCAACATGAAAGAATTCCAAACTGCCCACTTTGATTATGTCTTCTCTCAATATGACGCAGTTTCGCTCTGCATGAAACCAGCCCAAGCCATAAAAGAACTAGCCAGAGTTGCCAAAAAAGGCGCCTACGTAATCGCAAGCTTGGACACCAAATTCAGACGCGTACCCGAACTAATCCAAGCAGGCAAAATAAACGAAGCAGAACAACTGCTCAAAACAAACATATCATACGACTGCGACTTCCCACAACACAACCTCACTTATCAAGAACTAACAGAATACTTCACAATAGCAGGACTAACCGTCATCGAAATCATCGGCGCACCAGTCTTCATGCACCAAGTCGACCAGCAAATCCTACAAAAACTCGAAGCAGACCCAAAAATCCGCAACAAACTACTCAAGATGGAACTCGCCCACTGCACAAACACGTCACTAGTAAACTTCGCAGGACACCTCCAAATAGTACGTCAAAAACCATAA
- a CDS encoding zinc ribbon domain-containing protein — protein sequence MGHISSYRRMLVWGIGTVMAIAGAAKISLLLFAPAAFTQGESPTNMLLYIFLFFGGVVAIVVNETVFSVRKTGLEIDRDEIIKGVGERHPHTPMVLAICPQCKKRVPSDSKYCLECGADLQLQTPTPSVP from the coding sequence ATGGGGCATATTAGCAGTTACCGTAGAATGCTCGTTTGGGGCATAGGAACTGTAATGGCTATTGCAGGGGCAGCCAAAATTTCGCTATTGTTGTTCGCGCCTGCAGCTTTCACCCAAGGTGAAAGCCCAACTAACATGTTGTTGTACATATTTCTGTTTTTTGGCGGTGTCGTTGCTATCGTAGTCAATGAAACTGTTTTCAGTGTCAGGAAAACAGGGTTGGAAATAGACAGAGATGAAATAATCAAAGGCGTAGGTGAAAGACATCCGCATACGCCAATGGTTCTGGCCATTTGTCCACAGTGTAAGAAACGAGTTCCCTCTGATTCAAAATACTGCCTAGAATGTGGAGCAGACCTTCAACTCCAGACACCAACACCAAGTGTCCCCTAA